TTGTTTTTGCATTTTTGCTTATTTCTCCCCACTTGCTTTCAACATTCAATAACATATACATCATAGCTTGTTCACTAAGATTTTCAATAGTTGTCCAATCAGGTTTTAAAATATGCATATCATCAAAGCAATTTTTCCATTCATCAACCATTGTTCTTTTTATCTCAATTTCAAATCGCCATAAATTTTCAAGCGTTAGATCAATGTCAGCATTATCTTTACGTTCTTGTTTTTTATTATAAATTCTAATAAATCTATCGCTATCTCTTACACCAAAATATTTTGTTTCGGCTTTGCCATTTCGACCATAAAAGACTGTTTTCTTTAAAGCTTTATCACTCATAATATAAAAATCGGATAAATCTTCTTCAAAATCAAAAGCTAAGTCTAAGCGAGTAAATCCAACATTATCTAAAGCAATTAAAATATTTTTCTTTAACCAATCAATTTCATCTTCTTTCAAATTATTCGGGTTGAATTCAATTCTAAAATTTCTTCTGTCCCATGCATCAGCTTTAAATCTATCATGTTCGATATATATTTTATCTGTGAATATCTGCCCTTTAAATTTATGTGTTAAACAATCCCAAAGATGAACAAATGGACTGTTACCAAGCAAATAAGCCATATATTCAGCTTTATCTTTGCCAAGATCGCCTACTATTGTCATACGGTCAAAACTTATTCTTGGAGAGTGAATTCCCACAGAATGGGACGCTAACCGGCTATTAGATAGGCCGGGTAATTCAACAGCTTTATTTTCATCTTCTGCCATGATATAATTACCTCGATTCTTAATTAAGATTATATGTTTTTGATTCAATCAAATCGCCATTGCCCGTGGCGATTTTTTTATGCCTTAAAAACTTTTTTCTCATCTTGATACTTTGCTAAATATTCTTTATTAACTAACATAGATAAAGCTTGAGATTTACTTAGCCCCATCTCTTTACAAATTTCTTCTAACCTAGCCAATGTATCTTCAGTTAACGTAATTCCAACTTTTACTCTTACCATAGTAATCTCCCCATTCAAATTAATAATTTTATGATAACCATATTTTCTGCTTTTGTCTAGACTTGTACATATATATATAAAGAAAATCTTTTTTTGTTTTTTTATAATCACGTTGAACGCCGTAATATCAACGTTTTATATGATTTCTGGATTATGGATTACATAGGGGGTGTCATAGGGGGTGTCGTAGTAGCCCCCCAGCAACTCTCCCAAATTTCCAAAAAATTAAGCCCCAAAAACAAAATTGACCCAAAAATTAAAAACCAAATTTTTAGATCAATTTTCTAAGAACCAAATTCGACAATTCTTTTTGCATTTATTCCAATTTCCTTTTGGAGCGAGCCTCTGACACGCTGACGCTCCCCCAGGCCCCCAAGAGCCCATGTTCCGTCGATTTGATAGCTGTCGCTATCAAAATC
The Macrococcus sp. 19Msa1099 DNA segment above includes these coding regions:
- a CDS encoding ribbon-helix-helix protein, CopG family, with product MVRVKVGITLTEDTLARLEEICKEMGLSKSQALSMLVNKEYLAKYQDEKKVFKA